GCCCCCACGATCCCCGCCCGGTCAATGGCGAAGACCACGGGGAGGTTCTCTATGGCCACATCGTGGATGGCCTGGTCGTAGGCCCGCTGGAGGAAGGTGGAGTAGATGGCCACGATGGGCTTCATCCCCTTCAGGGCCAGGCCCGCCGCCGTGGTCACGGCCACGTCCTCGCAGATGCCCACGTCCAGGTAGCGCTCGGGGTGCTCCAGGGAGTAGCGCACCAGGCCCGAGCCCTCCCGCATGGCGGGGGTGAGGACGAAGAGCCTGGGCTCCTGGTAGGCGAGCTCCGTGACCGCATCCCCGAAGGCCTGGCTCCAGCCGTAGCCCTTGGAGACCTTCTCCGGCTTCTCCGGGTTGAAGCCGGGGGGGCCGTGCCAGTAGATGGGGTCGGCCTCGGCCACCTTGTAGCCCTTGCCCTTCTGGGTGACCACGTGGAGGAGGGTAGGGCCCTCCAGCTCCTTGAGGTGTTCCAGGATGTGGATGAGGCCCTTGAGGTCGTGCCCGTCCACGGGGCCCACGTAGCGGATCCCCCAGGCGTAAAAGGGGTTTTCCTGGTTTAGGAGGAGCTTGGCCGCCTCCTTGGCCCGGTCCACCAGGTCAAAAAGCTGGGGGGAGATGCGCTCCAGGATCTGCTTGCCCAGCTTCTCCGCATCCTGGAACCACTTCCTTATCTGAAGCTCTTTGAAGTACTTGTTGAGGGCCCCCACGTTCTCGGAGATGCTCATCTCGTTGTCGTTCAGGATGATGAGCATCCTCTTCTGGAGCTCTCCGATCTTGTTGAGGGCTGCCAGGGCCATCCCCCCCGTGAGGGCCCCGTCCCCGATCACCGCCACCACGTGGTGGTCCTCCCCCATAAGGTCCCGGGCAAGGGCCATGCCCAGGGCGTTGGCCAAGGAGGTGGAGGCGTGCCCCACGGTGATGGCGTCGTGGGGGGACTCGGAGACCTTGGTGAAGCCGGAGAGGCCGCCCTCCTGGCGCAGGGTGTGGAAACGGTCCTTGCGCCCGGTGACCAGCTTGTGGGCATAGGCCTGGTGCCCCACGTCAAAGAGGATCCTGTCCTTGGGGGAGTGGAAGACCCGGTGAAGGGCCAGGATCAGCTCCACCGCCCCCAGGGAGCTGGCGAGATGCCCGCCGTTTTGCGCCGTGACCCGGATGATCTCGCTCCGGATCTCCTCCGCCAGCTTCAAGAGCTCTTCCAGACTTAGCCTCTTCAGATCCTCGGGCCTATTTACCTTGTCCAGAACCATGCTCCACCTCTAGCGGAAGTTGCGCTCCACCAGGATGCGCCCCTCCCGAGTGCGCACCTCGCCCACCCGGGGGGCAAGCCAGACCTCCCGCACGTCCTGGCTGCGGCTATCTTGGAAGGTCTGGCGGATCCGGTAGATGCGGAAGGGCCCCGCCGGCACCCGCACCTCCCGCTCCTCCAGGACCTCCATCCCGTAGTTCAAGGGGCCCTGGGCGAGGGGTTCCCGCCCCGAGGGGGTGAGGAGCTCCACCCGCACGGTGGTGGTGCCGCCCCAGCGGTAGCCGGGGGCGAGAAGGGCCTCGGGGGGGTATTCCAGGAGCGGGGGGATGAAGACCACCCGGGCCGAGGGTTCCTGGAAGCCCAAGAGCCTCACCCCAAAGGGGCCCACCTGCCGGAAGTAGACCCGGTCCTCCCCCCGGCCGAAGACGCGGAAGCGGAGGGCCTCCTGGCCTTCAAAGGCCGTTGGGCCTTCCACCCGCATCCGGTAAGGGGGGGAGGCCAGGGACTCCCCCTCGGGGACGTAGACCCACTCCAGCCCTGTGCTAGCGGGGTAGAAGCCCCTCTCCTCCAGGAGGGGGCGGGCCTCCGGGGTTTGGGTCACCTGGGGGGCGCAGGCGGCGACGGTTAGGGTAAGGGCCATGAGGTACGGCCTCATGCTACGGAGTTTACCCCTTGGTTCCCCGTAAGCTGGCCGACATTTTCCGGAGGTCCGAGGGGGGTCTTCCTACGCAAAGACGAACCCCCGGAGGGGCTAGCGGCCCCATGGGCCTTGCCATCCCTCTCCCCGCATCCTTCCCTCCAGGCTGGTCTTAAGCTCCCCTAGCCGGGTATCCTGCTCCACAGTGGGGTGGATGCGCAAGGGGACAGCCGGGGGGATGGTGTGTGTGGAGCCACTTGGAGAGGGTGGACCTGCCGGTGGTCTGGCCTTACCCTCTGACCTTGGCCCTCTTCCGGGTCTAGCCCTCTTCTCAGCCTCGGCCTGCTTCCAAGGGTAGGTAAGGGTATGAACAGGCTGGTTTGGCTTCTCTTCTTTTTGGTTCCAATTCTGGCCCAGGGCCGCCTCGAGGCCGGGGCCTACCTCCAGGGCGGGGTCCACCCCACCCTCGAGGCCGCCTTGGCCCTAGAGGAGGGGGAGGTCCTCCTCCGCCTCCAGCCCGGGCGGGGGGCTTTGGGCTACCTGGGAAGCCTGGCCCTGGGGCCCCTGGGCTTCCTGGCCTACGGGGTTCAGGGGGAGGTGGGGGAGGGGGGGGTCGGCCTCGCCCTCTTCCTAGAAGGGGGGGCGGGGCCCTTGGCCCTGGAAGGGAGGCTTTCCTACCGCCCCCAAGGGGCGCTTCCCCTTTTCCCCGAGGAGGGGCTTTACGGTAGGCTTTTCTTCCGCTACCGCTTGGGCCCTAGGGAGGTGGTGGGCCTGCTCCTGGAGAGGGGGCGGGCCGAGGCCACCTACGCCCTCAGGGAAGGGGCCACCTACACCTTGGGGGTGGGGGCGGAGGGGCCTCCCTACCTGGTCCTGGGCCTCCGGGGGGAGGTGGGGGAGGGAGGGGAGGTCTTGGACCTCGCCCTGCGCCTGGGGGGACTCAACCGCCTTGAGGGCGGCCTTTACTTAGGGCAGGCTAGCCTTCTTTTCATCCTCTCCCATCCTCCAGCGGGTAGCCTCACCCTGTGGCTTGGGGACCTGGGCCTCGAGGCGGGCTTCCGCCAAGCCCCCTACGCCTGGGTCCGCTACGCCTGGAGGTGGCCGTGAAGCGAGTCTGGAAGGGCGGTTTTCTCGGGCTTTTGCTGATCTCCAACCTAGCTCTGGCCCAGTCTGCAGCGGAGATCCTGGACCGCGTGGAGAGAAACCTCGCCACCCCCTGGCAGGCGCTGGTTCAGGGCACCTTCCAGGGCCCTTTGGGCCAGGAGGAGCTGCAGGCCAGGGTCTACGCCATCCCCCAGGAGCGTCTTTTCCGCATAGAGTTCCTAAAGTCCGCCTCCTTGGAGGGCAACTTCACCGTGATCACCGAAAGGGAGGTCTGGAACTACCTCTACCTCACCAACCAGCTGGTCATCTCCCCTCGGGAGAGGGCTCAGGTGCAGGGGCTCGGCCTCACTGCCCAGGCCTTTGGGGACCTTAGGGCCTTGGCCCAGGAGGCCGAACTCCGCCTCGTGGGGGAGGAGCGCCTGCCCGAGGGGCCGGCCTGGAGGCTTCTGGGCCAGGCCAGGGGGGGCCAGGGCTTCGCCCAGGTGGAGGTCTACGTCCTCAAGGCCGACCCCCGCCCCGTGCGCTTCCTCTTCCGGGACCAAGGGGGGAGGAGCCTGGCGGACCTGAGGGTAGCGGAGTTCCGGCGGGCTAACCTGGCCCCCGCGGGGCTCAAGCGCTACCCCAGGGACGCCCAGGTGCTCCGCCGCTAGGGCTCGGCGTAAAGGGGGGTGGAGAGGTACTTCCACCCCCCGTCGGGGCTGATGCAGGCCACCCGCCTCCCGGGGCCCAGCTCCCGGGCCACCTGGAGCGCCGCCCAGACGATGCCCCCTGAGCTCATCCCTAAGAAGAGCCCCTCCTCCCGGGCGAGCCTCCGGGCCAGGGGGAAGGCGTCCTCCTCCCACACCTGGATGACCCTGTCCAGGAGGGTCAGGTCCAGGTTCTCGGGGATGAAGCCGGGCCCCATGCCCTGGAAGCCGTGCTGCCCCATCTTGCCCCCGGAGAGGACGTTGGAGCGGGCGGGCTCCACGGCGATGACCCTCACCCCCGGGAGGCGCTCCTTGAGGTACCGCCCCACCCCGGTGATGGTCCCCCCGGTGCCTGAGCCGTAGACGAAGGCGTCCACACGGCCCTCGAGGGCCTCGTAGAGCTCCGGCCCCGTGGTCTCGTAGTGGGCCCGGACGTTGGCGGGGTTAGCGAACTGGTCGGGCATGAAGGCCCCAAGCTCCTCCTTGAGGCGGAGGGCCTCCTCCCTTGCGGCCAGCATGCGCCTCTCTGGGTCGGTGAGGACCAGCTCAACCCCGAAGGCCCTCAGGACCCGCTTCCTTTCCTCGGACATCTGGGCGGGCATGGCGAGGATGAGGCGGTAGCCGCGGCTCGCCGCGACCATGGCCAGGCCGATGCCCGTGTTGCCGCTCGTGGGCTCCACGATGACCTGGCCGGAGCCCGGGCGCAGGAGGCCCCTTTCTTCCGCATCCCGGATCATGTACCAGGCGGGGCGGTCCTTGATGGAGCCCCCGGGGTTCAGCCCCTCCAGCTTCACCCAGACCTCGGCCATGCCTGGCTCCACCACCCTTTCCAGCCGGACCACCGGGGTCTTCCCGATCACCCCTTCCACCCGCATACCCCTAACTATAGGGCTGGGTGGGTTAGGGTAAAAGGCTTGGGGTAAAGGGGAGTCCCCCTTCCCCCTTTTCCCAGGTGGGGGGTCTGGTAGACTGGGAGGGGCAAGCCCTTAGCTTGCGGAAAGGCGAACATGAAGGTTGAACAGGACAAGGTAGTGACCATCCGCTACACCCTCCAGGTGGAGGGGGAGGTCTTGGACCGGGGGGAGCTTTCCTACCTGCACGGGCACGGCCACCTGATCCGGGGCCTCGAGGAGGAGCTAGAAGGCCGCCAGGAGGGCGAGCGCTTCCAGGCCCACGTACCCGCGGAGAAGGCCTATGGCCCCCGCGATCCCGAGGGGGTGCAGGTGGTGCCCCTTTCCGCCTT
The genomic region above belongs to Thermus sediminis and contains:
- a CDS encoding FKBP-type peptidyl-prolyl cis-trans isomerase, whose product is MKVEQDKVVTIRYTLQVEGEVLDRGELSYLHGHGHLIRGLEEELEGRQEGERFQAHVPAEKAYGPRDPEGVQVVPLSAFPEDAEVAPGAQFYAQDMEGNPIPLTVVEVQGEEVTVDFNHPLAGRDLEFEVQVLKVREATPEEILHGHVHEGGSAH
- a CDS encoding outer membrane lipoprotein carrier protein LolA, translating into MKRVWKGGFLGLLLISNLALAQSAAEILDRVERNLATPWQALVQGTFQGPLGQEELQARVYAIPQERLFRIEFLKSASLEGNFTVITEREVWNYLYLTNQLVISPRERAQVQGLGLTAQAFGDLRALAQEAELRLVGEERLPEGPAWRLLGQARGGQGFAQVEVYVLKADPRPVRFLFRDQGGRSLADLRVAEFRRANLAPAGLKRYPRDAQVLRR
- the cysK gene encoding cysteine synthase A: MRVEGVIGKTPVVRLERVVEPGMAEVWVKLEGLNPGGSIKDRPAWYMIRDAEERGLLRPGSGQVIVEPTSGNTGIGLAMVAASRGYRLILAMPAQMSEERKRVLRAFGVELVLTDPERRMLAAREEALRLKEELGAFMPDQFANPANVRAHYETTGPELYEALEGRVDAFVYGSGTGGTITGVGRYLKERLPGVRVIAVEPARSNVLSGGKMGQHGFQGMGPGFIPENLDLTLLDRVIQVWEEDAFPLARRLAREEGLFLGMSSGGIVWAALQVARELGPGRRVACISPDGGWKYLSTPLYAEP
- the dxs gene encoding 1-deoxy-D-xylulose-5-phosphate synthase, translating into MVLDKVNRPEDLKRLSLEELLKLAEEIRSEIIRVTAQNGGHLASSLGAVELILALHRVFHSPKDRILFDVGHQAYAHKLVTGRKDRFHTLRQEGGLSGFTKVSESPHDAITVGHASTSLANALGMALARDLMGEDHHVVAVIGDGALTGGMALAALNKIGELQKRMLIILNDNEMSISENVGALNKYFKELQIRKWFQDAEKLGKQILERISPQLFDLVDRAKEAAKLLLNQENPFYAWGIRYVGPVDGHDLKGLIHILEHLKELEGPTLLHVVTQKGKGYKVAEADPIYWHGPPGFNPEKPEKVSKGYGWSQAFGDAVTELAYQEPRLFVLTPAMREGSGLVRYSLEHPERYLDVGICEDVAVTTAAGLALKGMKPIVAIYSTFLQRAYDQAIHDVAIENLPVVFAIDRAGIVGADGATHHGVFDIAYLRTIPNFQIAAPKDARELRAMLRKALEVGGPVAIRYPRDNVERVEEGLWPEIAWGRWEVLKEGTEAYILAFGKTLRYALEAAGEDPRVGVVNARFLKPLDLETLRGLSRYKLLTVEDHQRMGGFGSAVLEALNEMGLRPEVRVLGLPDRFFEHGTIPSLHRQAGIDPEGIRKALREMGISVVCERA